One window from the genome of Actinoplanes teichomyceticus ATCC 31121 encodes:
- a CDS encoding flagellar hook protein FlgE, translating to MLRSLYSGISGLHAHQQMMDVTGNNIANVNTVGYKASQVQFQDTLSQMVGAAGAPQNGQAGTNPAQVGLGVRVAGISQNFSQGSAQTTGKSGDMMIQGDGFFITRSGNESLYTRAGSFFFDANGLLTTTTGEPVQGWTAKDGVVNAAGKPDDIRMPLGATIPPKATTTVTLKGNLSSDKIPDPNNPDNGGVNDYETTIPVKVYDAQGGTHTVTATFKRSPVGYDNTTDPTTSTWAVSLSDENGNPIAGDATINFSNGKPSDGSGGVQRTITLGSGTSQYTVDISDVTSYSGLSDARVFETDGQTAGALTSLSYTVSDTGQIVGVYSNGLKQVLGQVAMATFKNVDGLEKVGNSMYRSTVNSGYAQVGQPGSAGMGQVISGALEMSNVDLAQEFTNLVVAQRGFQANSRIITTSDEILQELVSMKR from the coding sequence ATGCTGCGCTCTCTCTACTCCGGCATCAGCGGCCTGCACGCGCACCAGCAGATGATGGACGTCACCGGCAACAACATCGCCAACGTGAACACGGTCGGCTACAAGGCGTCGCAGGTGCAGTTCCAGGACACCCTCAGCCAGATGGTCGGCGCCGCGGGCGCGCCGCAGAACGGGCAGGCCGGTACCAACCCGGCGCAGGTCGGTCTCGGTGTCCGGGTGGCCGGTATCAGCCAGAACTTCAGCCAGGGCTCGGCGCAGACCACCGGCAAGTCCGGGGACATGATGATCCAGGGTGACGGCTTCTTCATCACCCGCAGCGGCAACGAGTCGCTCTACACCCGCGCCGGCTCCTTCTTCTTCGACGCGAACGGCCTGCTGACCACCACCACCGGTGAGCCGGTGCAGGGCTGGACGGCCAAGGACGGCGTGGTCAACGCGGCCGGCAAGCCGGACGACATCCGGATGCCGCTGGGCGCGACCATCCCGCCCAAGGCGACCACCACGGTCACGCTCAAGGGCAATCTGAGCAGCGACAAGATCCCGGACCCGAACAACCCGGACAACGGCGGCGTCAACGACTACGAGACCACCATCCCGGTCAAGGTGTACGACGCGCAGGGCGGGACGCACACGGTCACCGCCACGTTCAAGCGCAGCCCGGTCGGCTACGACAACACGACCGACCCGACCACGTCCACGTGGGCGGTGTCGCTGTCCGACGAGAACGGCAACCCGATCGCCGGTGACGCGACGATCAACTTCTCCAACGGCAAGCCGAGCGACGGCTCCGGCGGGGTGCAGCGGACGATCACCCTGGGCAGCGGCACCAGCCAGTACACGGTCGACATCTCCGACGTCACGTCGTACTCGGGTTTGTCCGACGCCCGGGTGTTCGAGACCGACGGCCAGACCGCCGGCGCGCTGACCTCGCTGTCCTACACGGTGTCCGACACCGGTCAGATCGTCGGCGTCTACAGCAACGGCCTCAAGCAGGTCCTGGGGCAGGTCGCCATGGCCACCTTCAAGAACGTCGACGGCCTGGAGAAGGTCGGCAACTCGATGTACCGCAGCACGGTCAACTCCGGTTACGCCCAGGTGGGCCAGCCCGGCAGCGCCGGCATGGGCCAGGTGATCAGTGGCGCCCTGGAGATGTCGAACGTCGACCTCGCCCAGGAGTTCACCAACCTCGTCGTCGCCCAGCGCGGCTTCCAGGCCAACTCCCGCATCATCACCACGTCCGACGAGATCCTCCAGGAACTCGTCAGCATGAAGCGCTAG
- a CDS encoding flagellar hook assembly protein FlgD, which produces MTSPTSGFGATGASSEAAQAAAAKAAEAAKQAAKNKDLGDKDTFLKLLVAQLKYQDPSNPADSTQFLAQTAQFTQVEKLEDMISMMKGQRMVNASSLVGKTVTYLDPTGQYQTGVVSAAKLNGDSEPTLKVGNTDVELSKVTEIQQTA; this is translated from the coding sequence ATGACCTCGCCGACCTCTGGATTCGGCGCTACCGGCGCCTCTTCGGAAGCCGCACAGGCAGCCGCGGCCAAGGCCGCCGAGGCCGCGAAACAGGCGGCCAAGAACAAGGACCTCGGCGACAAGGACACCTTCCTGAAGCTGTTGGTCGCCCAGCTGAAATACCAGGACCCGTCGAATCCCGCGGACTCGACCCAGTTCCTGGCGCAGACCGCGCAGTTCACGCAGGTCGAGAAGCTGGAAGACATGATCAGCATGATGAAGGGCCAGCGGATGGTCAACGCCAGCTCGCTGGTCGGCAAGACCGTCACGTACCTGGACCCCACCGGTCAGTACCAGACCGGGGTGGTGTCCGCGGCGAAGCTCAACGGAGACAGCGAACCGACGCTCAAGGTCGGGAACACGGATGTAGAGCTGTCCAAGGTCACGGAGATTCAGCAGACCGCCTAA
- a CDS encoding response regulator, producing the protein MKILIADDSRVMRQIVVRTLRQAGFGDHTLIEAADGQEAYDMATKDQPDLVISDWNMPQMTGIEVLRQLRAAGNNVKFGFVTSECTPEMKSAAEAAGSAFFIVKPFTAERFDEVFAPILG; encoded by the coding sequence ATGAAGATCCTCATCGCCGATGACAGCCGGGTGATGCGGCAGATCGTCGTCCGTACCCTGCGGCAGGCCGGTTTCGGCGATCACACCCTGATCGAGGCTGCCGACGGCCAGGAAGCGTACGACATGGCCACCAAGGACCAGCCGGACCTGGTCATCTCGGACTGGAACATGCCGCAGATGACCGGCATCGAGGTGCTGCGGCAGCTCCGCGCGGCCGGCAACAACGTCAAGTTCGGGTTCGTCACCTCGGAGTGCACGCCCGAGATGAAGTCCGCCGCGGAGGCCGCGGGTTCGGCGTTCTTCATCGTCAAGCCCTTCACCGCTGAGCGATTCGACGAAGTTTTCGCTCCTATTTTGGGATGA
- a CDS encoding chemotaxis protein CheX has product MSVEVEVDENDLAEMVEQVWESYLDPEGVSPLMQTYDENQPSEVHSSVSITGSWNGHVVYASSRAAAQRAAAAFLAMELDEVSEEDISDTLGELANIVGGNVKAMLPPGAQLSLPQVVLAPEASARFPNTERISGVYGLWEGEPVSISMWQSSTDTKEEGA; this is encoded by the coding sequence ATGAGTGTCGAAGTCGAAGTGGACGAGAACGACCTCGCTGAGATGGTGGAACAGGTCTGGGAATCGTACCTGGACCCCGAGGGCGTCAGCCCGCTGATGCAGACGTACGACGAGAACCAGCCTTCCGAGGTGCACTCCTCGGTCTCCATCACCGGGTCCTGGAACGGGCACGTCGTCTACGCCTCGTCCCGCGCCGCCGCCCAGCGGGCCGCGGCCGCCTTCCTGGCCATGGAACTCGACGAGGTCAGCGAGGAAGACATCTCCGACACGCTCGGAGAGCTGGCGAACATCGTCGGCGGCAACGTCAAGGCGATGCTCCCGCCGGGCGCGCAGTTGTCGCTCCCGCAGGTTGTGCTCGCGCCGGAGGCCTCGGCGCGTTTCCCGAACACCGAACGCATCAGCGGCGTCTATGGACTCTGGGAGGGCGAGCCGGTGTCCATTTCGATGTGGCAGAGCAGCACCGACACGAAGGAGGAGGGTGCATGA
- a CDS encoding response regulator yields the protein MRAMVIDDSRAMRMILKRIVTKLNFEAVEAGDGKEALDLLADMTEVPEVALIDWNMPNMNGLEFVTKVRADPRLREMTLVMVTTESEQSQIVRALAAGAHEYVIKPFTEGAMIEKLALLGLVPTGANS from the coding sequence ATGCGCGCCATGGTGATCGATGACTCGCGCGCGATGCGCATGATCCTCAAGCGCATCGTCACGAAGCTCAACTTCGAGGCGGTGGAGGCCGGCGACGGCAAAGAGGCGCTCGACCTGCTCGCCGACATGACGGAGGTGCCCGAGGTGGCCCTCATCGACTGGAACATGCCGAACATGAACGGGCTCGAGTTCGTCACGAAGGTCCGGGCCGATCCGCGGCTGCGGGAGATGACCCTGGTGATGGTCACCACCGAGAGCGAACAGAGTCAGATCGTCCGGGCGCTCGCCGCGGGCGCCCACGAGTACGTGATCAAGCCCTTCACCGAGGGCGCCATGATCGAGAAGCTGGCCCTGCTGGGCCTCGTGCCGACCGGAGCGAACTCATGA
- a CDS encoding CheR family methyltransferase, protein MTLSQSDFAFVSNLVRREASIVLAPGKEYLVEARLIPVARAVGSPSVAEFLADLQRRPNPQHQRKIIDALTTNETSFFRDREPFAALTDVVLPELVKSRAGARKLRFWSAASSSGQEAYSLAITLQESLPAGWSYEIQGTDISTAMVERAQKAEYSQVEVNRGLPATQLVQYFERAGAHWRVIPALRKNVSFKHMSLTAPFPPMQPFDVIFLRNVLIYFDVATKRQVLQNAARVLRPDGWLFLGAAETTIGIDDNYERVAAGRTSAYRIRNAVPAGAGRRG, encoded by the coding sequence ATGACGCTCTCGCAGTCGGACTTCGCCTTCGTCTCCAACCTGGTCCGCCGGGAGGCGTCGATCGTCCTCGCGCCCGGCAAGGAGTACCTGGTCGAGGCGCGGCTGATCCCGGTGGCCCGGGCGGTCGGGTCGCCCAGTGTCGCGGAGTTCCTGGCCGACCTGCAGCGCCGCCCCAACCCGCAGCACCAACGCAAGATCATTGATGCGCTGACCACGAACGAGACCTCGTTCTTCCGCGACCGCGAGCCGTTCGCCGCGCTCACCGACGTGGTGCTGCCGGAACTGGTCAAGTCCCGGGCCGGCGCGCGCAAGCTGCGCTTCTGGTCGGCGGCCAGCTCCAGCGGGCAGGAGGCGTACAGCCTGGCCATCACGCTGCAGGAGTCACTGCCGGCGGGCTGGTCCTACGAGATCCAGGGCACCGACATCTCCACCGCGATGGTGGAGCGGGCGCAGAAGGCCGAGTACAGCCAGGTCGAGGTCAACCGCGGGCTGCCGGCCACCCAACTGGTCCAGTACTTCGAGCGGGCGGGCGCGCACTGGCGCGTCATCCCGGCGTTGCGCAAGAACGTGTCGTTCAAGCACATGAGCCTGACGGCACCCTTCCCGCCGATGCAGCCGTTCGACGTGATCTTCCTGCGCAACGTGCTCATCTATTTCGACGTCGCGACCAAGCGGCAGGTGCTGCAGAACGCCGCCCGGGTGCTGCGCCCGGACGGGTGGCTGTTCCTCGGCGCCGCCGAGACGACGATCGGGATCGACGACAACTACGAGCGGGTGGCGGCTGGCCGCACTTCCGCGTACCGAATTCGCAACGCGGTGCCCGCGGGCGCCGGAAGAAGGGGATGA
- a CDS encoding protein-glutamate methylesterase/protein-glutamine glutaminase, whose protein sequence is MISVLVVDDSVVVRRLIVDALGEAPGIQVVGTAANGLLAQAKIDQLKPDVITMDIEMPQMDGIEAVRELRKRHAALPVIMFSTLSAAGASATLEALAAGATDYVTKPSNVGSIKESIAAVREQLVPKIQALGGRRRPPAAVPPRAPAAGLRPGAVPARPGLPPSPARPAVAGPAPARPPARRGPQGRIDILAIGSSTGGPDALTKVLLGLPADLPVPVVITQHMPPVFTKMFAERLDRSTPLKVVEAGDGMELNPGTVYIAPGDRHLVFNRRGTSTLTQLSNAPQENSCRPAVDVMFRSVAALYGGTAFAAVLTGMGQDGRGGAKVLRDAGCEVLAQDEASSVVWGMPGAVVAAGLADEVLPLDRIAGALLNRVRVGRSAAVAR, encoded by the coding sequence ATGATCTCGGTTCTCGTCGTCGACGATTCCGTGGTGGTCCGTCGGCTGATCGTCGACGCTCTCGGCGAGGCGCCGGGCATCCAGGTGGTGGGCACCGCGGCGAACGGCCTGCTGGCCCAAGCCAAGATCGACCAGCTCAAGCCCGACGTGATCACGATGGACATCGAGATGCCGCAGATGGACGGGATCGAGGCCGTCCGCGAGCTGCGCAAGCGGCACGCCGCGCTACCGGTGATCATGTTCAGCACGCTGTCCGCGGCGGGCGCGAGCGCCACCCTGGAGGCGCTCGCCGCGGGAGCGACCGACTACGTCACCAAGCCGAGCAACGTGGGCTCGATCAAGGAGTCCATCGCGGCGGTGCGGGAGCAGCTCGTACCGAAGATCCAGGCGCTCGGGGGGCGCCGCCGCCCGCCGGCCGCGGTACCCCCGCGGGCCCCGGCCGCCGGGCTGCGTCCCGGCGCCGTGCCGGCCCGCCCCGGACTGCCGCCGTCACCGGCGCGCCCGGCCGTGGCCGGTCCGGCGCCGGCCCGCCCGCCGGCCCGCCGCGGGCCGCAGGGCCGGATCGACATCCTGGCGATCGGGTCCTCCACCGGCGGCCCGGACGCGCTCACCAAGGTCCTGCTCGGCCTGCCCGCCGATCTCCCGGTGCCGGTGGTGATCACCCAGCACATGCCGCCGGTGTTCACCAAGATGTTCGCCGAGCGCCTGGACCGCAGCACCCCGCTGAAGGTGGTGGAGGCCGGCGACGGCATGGAGCTCAACCCCGGCACGGTCTACATCGCCCCGGGGGACCGGCACCTGGTCTTCAACCGCCGGGGCACCTCGACGCTGACGCAGCTCAGCAACGCGCCACAGGAGAACTCGTGCCGGCCCGCCGTGGACGTGATGTTCCGGTCGGTGGCGGCACTGTACGGCGGCACCGCCTTCGCCGCCGTGCTCACAGGAATGGGACAAGACGGACGGGGTGGTGCGAAAGTGCTACGAGACGCGGGCTGCGAGGTTCTGGCCCAGGACGAAGCGAGCTCGGTGGTTTGGGGTATGCCCGGTGCGGTGGTCGCCGCCGGCCTGGCGGACGAGGTGCTGCCCCTGGACCGGATTGCGGGCGCGCTGCTCAACCGGGTGCGGGTGGGGCGGTCCGCGGCGGTGGCGCGATGA
- a CDS encoding chemotaxis protein CheW, with protein sequence MASRQFATFEVDGQLFGVEVHTVQEVLSYNEYTPVPLAPPAVGGLFNLRGQVIAAVDLRVQLGLARQALQGPVMNVILRGDGEPVSLLVDKIGEVVDLDDETFEPPPDTLSGPTRELVVGTFKLDGRLMLALDVNQAVDTYRATN encoded by the coding sequence ATGGCGAGTCGTCAGTTCGCCACCTTCGAGGTGGACGGCCAGCTCTTCGGGGTCGAGGTGCACACCGTGCAGGAGGTGCTCTCGTACAACGAGTACACCCCGGTGCCGCTCGCGCCGCCGGCCGTCGGTGGGCTGTTCAATCTGCGCGGTCAGGTGATCGCGGCGGTCGACCTGCGGGTCCAGCTCGGGCTGGCCCGGCAGGCGCTGCAGGGTCCGGTGATGAACGTGATCCTGCGTGGTGACGGGGAACCGGTGAGCCTGCTGGTCGACAAGATCGGCGAGGTGGTGGATCTGGACGACGAGACGTTCGAGCCGCCGCCGGACACGCTCAGCGGCCCGACCCGGGAGCTGGTGGTGGGCACGTTCAAGCTGGACGGGCGCCTGATGCTGGCCCTCGACGTCAACCAGGCGGTCGACACCTACCGCGCCACCAACTGA
- a CDS encoding chemotaxis protein CheA translates to MEDLGEIVGEFLMESHENLDQIDRDLVSLEQEPDSRDLISRIFRAIHTIKGTSGFLAFSRLEKLAHAGESLLSRLRDGVQPVTPETITTLLLTIDGVRALLSSIEEKGTEDEVDIDSIITKVHAQMNAPSDGAPAAAPAAAAPAPAAAAPAEAPVPLPEPPAARPAPEPVAEQRQPLGQILVEAGAAQPGDVTSALQQQIEGDERRLGTILLEEGKAQPAAVNEALQSQAPKRSIADSAIRVDVDLLDTLMNMVGELVLARNQLVRGVMETGDSGLVRSAQRLGMITSELQEGIMKTRMQPIEHIWSKLPRVVRDLSNSLGKQVQLVMEGKETELDRSLLEAVKDPLTHLVRNAVDHGIEEPERRLAAGKGPEGTLTLRAYHEGGHVAVEVADDGAGLNVDRIAQKAVENGLLRPEQIPNMDKRDIMAMVFQPGFSTAAKVTNVSGRGVGMDVVKTNIENIGGAVSVDSTPGEGTVWRLTIPLTLAIIQALTVDCGDQRYVVPQVAVLELVFVDGQTTKVEYASGAPVYRLRGKLLPLVRLDRALGLEVGGDQGVYIMVLQADGRRFGLVVDRVLNTEEVVVKALNTRFKDIGLYAGATILGDGKVGLILDVSSLARRSHLAVDSERENVVEKRGSGGGGTERLLVTAVGERRVAIPLDTVTRLEEFPRDRIEHAGSREVVQYRGQILPLVRLSHLLGAYGEEPEGDTVSVVVYSEGGRSVALVVDRIVDIAENSTTARRDAEEDGLVGTAVIQQRVTELLDVRRAILAADPNFYSDASDEMLVEA, encoded by the coding sequence GTGGAAGACCTTGGCGAGATCGTCGGCGAATTCCTGATGGAGTCGCACGAGAACCTGGATCAGATCGACCGGGACCTCGTGAGCCTCGAGCAGGAACCGGACTCGCGTGACCTGATCTCCCGGATCTTCCGGGCGATCCACACCATCAAGGGCACCAGTGGGTTCCTGGCGTTCTCCCGGCTGGAGAAGCTGGCGCACGCCGGTGAGTCGTTGCTCTCCCGGTTGCGCGACGGCGTCCAGCCCGTCACGCCGGAGACCATCACCACGTTGCTCCTGACCATCGACGGCGTCCGGGCCCTGCTCTCCTCGATCGAGGAGAAGGGCACCGAGGACGAGGTCGACATCGACAGCATCATCACGAAGGTCCACGCGCAGATGAACGCGCCGTCGGACGGCGCGCCCGCCGCGGCGCCGGCCGCCGCGGCCCCCGCGCCCGCCGCCGCGGCCCCCGCCGAGGCGCCGGTCCCGCTGCCGGAGCCGCCCGCCGCGCGCCCGGCGCCCGAGCCGGTCGCCGAGCAGCGCCAGCCGCTCGGCCAGATCCTGGTCGAGGCCGGCGCGGCGCAGCCCGGCGACGTGACCTCCGCGTTGCAGCAGCAGATCGAGGGTGACGAGCGCAGGCTCGGCACGATCCTGCTGGAGGAGGGCAAGGCGCAGCCGGCCGCGGTGAACGAGGCGCTGCAGTCGCAGGCCCCCAAGCGCAGCATCGCGGACAGCGCCATCCGGGTCGACGTGGACCTTCTGGACACCCTGATGAACATGGTCGGCGAGCTGGTGCTGGCCCGTAACCAGCTGGTCCGTGGCGTGATGGAGACCGGCGACTCCGGTCTGGTGCGCAGCGCCCAGCGGCTCGGCATGATCACCAGTGAGCTGCAAGAGGGCATCATGAAGACCCGGATGCAGCCCATCGAGCACATCTGGTCCAAGCTGCCCCGGGTCGTCCGGGACCTGAGCAACTCGCTGGGCAAGCAGGTCCAGCTGGTGATGGAGGGCAAGGAGACCGAGCTCGACCGGAGCCTGTTGGAGGCGGTCAAGGACCCGCTGACCCACCTGGTGCGCAACGCGGTCGACCACGGCATCGAGGAGCCGGAGCGCCGGCTGGCCGCCGGCAAGGGCCCGGAGGGCACGCTGACCCTGCGCGCGTACCACGAGGGTGGGCACGTCGCGGTCGAGGTCGCGGACGACGGGGCCGGCCTGAACGTCGACCGGATCGCGCAGAAGGCCGTGGAGAACGGGCTGCTCCGCCCGGAGCAGATCCCGAACATGGACAAGCGCGACATCATGGCGATGGTCTTCCAGCCCGGGTTCTCCACCGCCGCCAAGGTCACCAACGTCTCCGGCCGCGGTGTCGGCATGGACGTGGTGAAGACCAACATCGAGAACATCGGCGGCGCGGTCAGCGTCGACTCGACGCCCGGCGAGGGTACGGTCTGGCGGCTCACCATCCCGCTGACGCTGGCCATCATCCAGGCGCTGACCGTCGACTGCGGCGACCAGCGCTACGTGGTGCCCCAGGTCGCGGTGCTCGAACTGGTCTTCGTCGACGGGCAGACCACCAAGGTGGAGTACGCCTCCGGGGCGCCGGTCTACCGGCTGCGCGGCAAGCTGCTCCCGCTGGTGCGCCTGGACCGGGCGCTCGGCCTCGAGGTCGGCGGCGACCAGGGCGTCTACATCATGGTGCTGCAGGCCGACGGCCGGCGCTTCGGCCTGGTCGTGGACCGGGTGCTGAACACCGAGGAAGTGGTCGTCAAGGCGCTGAACACCCGGTTCAAGGACATCGGCCTGTACGCCGGCGCCACCATCCTGGGCGACGGCAAGGTGGGGCTGATCCTGGACGTCTCCTCGCTGGCCCGCCGCTCGCACCTGGCGGTCGACTCGGAGCGCGAGAACGTGGTGGAGAAGCGCGGTTCGGGCGGTGGCGGCACCGAGCGCCTGCTGGTCACCGCGGTCGGCGAGCGCCGGGTGGCGATCCCGCTGGACACGGTCACCCGGCTGGAGGAATTCCCGCGTGACCGGATCGAGCACGCCGGCTCCCGGGAGGTGGTCCAGTACCGCGGGCAGATCCTGCCCCTGGTGCGGTTGTCGCACCTGCTCGGGGCGTACGGCGAGGAGCCGGAGGGCGACACCGTGTCGGTGGTCGTCTACAGCGAGGGCGGACGGAGCGTGGCGCTGGTGGTCGACCGGATCGTGGACATCGCGGAGAACTCGACCACGGCCCGCCGCGACGCGGAGGAGGACGGCCTGGTCGGCACCGCGGTGATCCAGCAGCGGGTCACCGAGCTGCTCGACGTGCGCCGGGCGATCCTCGCCGCCGACCCGAACTTCTACAGCGACGCGTCCGACGAGATGTTGGTGGAGGCCTGA
- a CDS encoding response regulator transcription factor, which yields MSRLLVVEDDPDIALALRLLFSRAGYEVAHAADGRSGLKEAYAEHPDLVVLDVGLPEMDGWQVLERLRDVSDVPVLVLTAHGQEAEKVRGLRGGADDYLTKPFANNELLARVEALLRRSSSGQSNWASQIYDDGLVHLDPTKRRVYVKGEEKRLTPTEFRLLNALVRHAGAVLSPNQLLTQAWDDPTGIGQERVKFAVLRLRRKLGWSDPDESPIESVRGFGYRYRRPGGEA from the coding sequence ATGAGTCGCCTACTCGTGGTCGAGGACGACCCGGACATCGCACTCGCCCTGCGGCTGCTGTTCAGCCGCGCCGGGTACGAGGTGGCGCATGCCGCGGACGGCCGCTCCGGCCTGAAGGAGGCGTACGCCGAGCATCCCGACCTGGTGGTGCTCGACGTGGGGCTGCCGGAGATGGACGGCTGGCAGGTGCTGGAGCGGCTGCGCGACGTGTCCGACGTGCCGGTCCTGGTGCTCACCGCGCACGGCCAGGAGGCGGAGAAGGTCCGCGGGCTGCGTGGCGGCGCCGACGACTACCTGACCAAACCGTTCGCCAACAACGAGCTGCTGGCCCGGGTGGAGGCGCTGCTGCGCCGCTCGTCCAGCGGCCAGAGCAACTGGGCCAGCCAGATCTACGACGACGGCCTGGTCCACCTCGATCCGACCAAGCGCCGGGTCTACGTCAAGGGGGAGGAGAAGCGCCTCACGCCGACCGAGTTCCGCCTGCTCAACGCGCTGGTCCGGCACGCCGGCGCGGTGCTCTCGCCGAACCAGCTGCTGACCCAGGCGTGGGACGACCCGACCGGCATCGGCCAGGAGCGGGTCAAGTTCGCGGTGCTGCGGCTGCGGCGCAAGCTCGGCTGGTCCGACCCGGACGAGTCGCCGATCGAGTCGGTCCGCGGGTTCGGCTACCGCTACCGGCGCCCGGGCGGCGAGGCCTGA
- a CDS encoding CAP domain-containing protein produces MFDKVVRRASALVAAPALIALPAALFALPHAVSAQGPVVPNRPPSPPQPTVTVTASHSPVTSPGPATTSRTPAAPITPNIAAAPAGAATPDPEKARARTLMHQVIRLTNRERVAAGCPRLTVDHELIVASVAQSYYMARTRLFSHVWRDGSTFAMRARRAGYRAPAGENIAWGYPTAAEVMRAWMASPGHRANILNCEARKIGAAIVYASDGTPYYTQAFGWQ; encoded by the coding sequence GTGTTCGACAAGGTGGTACGCCGTGCCTCCGCGCTCGTGGCCGCGCCCGCACTGATCGCCCTGCCCGCCGCGCTGTTCGCCCTGCCGCACGCGGTCAGCGCCCAGGGACCGGTGGTCCCGAACCGCCCGCCGAGCCCGCCGCAGCCGACGGTCACCGTCACCGCGTCTCACTCGCCGGTGACGTCACCCGGTCCGGCGACCACATCGCGCACCCCGGCCGCCCCGATCACGCCGAACATCGCCGCCGCGCCCGCCGGCGCGGCCACCCCGGATCCGGAGAAGGCCCGCGCCCGCACCCTGATGCACCAGGTCATCCGGCTGACCAACCGGGAACGCGTGGCGGCCGGCTGTCCCCGGCTCACCGTGGACCACGAGCTGATCGTGGCGTCCGTGGCGCAGAGCTACTACATGGCCCGGACCCGGCTGTTCAGCCACGTCTGGCGGGACGGCTCGACGTTCGCCATGCGCGCCCGGCGAGCCGGCTACCGTGCGCCCGCCGGGGAGAACATCGCCTGGGGCTACCCGACCGCGGCCGAGGTGATGCGGGCCTGGATGGCCAGCCCGGGACACCGGGCGAACATCCTCAACTGCGAGGCCCGGAAGATCGGCGCCGCCATCGTGTACGCCTCGGACGGCACGCCGTACTACACCCAGGCGTTCGGCTGGCAGTGA